A single Leptolyngbya sp. FACHB-261 DNA region contains:
- a CDS encoding TVP38/TMEM64 family protein, with translation MDQVKASVKRGLVWVLVIVILVSVGTPALAAGAGEVQSFNPSELLRNALQWIDSLGPLGIIAFIAIYIVAAVAFLPGSILTLGSGVLFGVVAGSAYALLGATLGATVAFLVGRYLARSWVFHKIEGNSKFQAIDAAVSKEGFKIVLLTRLSPLFPFNLLNYAFGVTGVSLRDYFLGSVGMIPATIMYVYLGSLAGNLAMVGSVQQTTTTAQWVLRIIGFVATVAITLYVTRIARKALEETVI, from the coding sequence ATGGATCAGGTCAAGGCAAGCGTAAAACGAGGACTAGTTTGGGTCTTAGTGATAGTCATCCTAGTCTCGGTCGGTACTCCGGCCCTGGCTGCTGGAGCTGGTGAGGTTCAATCATTCAATCCTTCAGAGCTGCTGCGCAACGCCTTGCAATGGATAGACAGTTTGGGCCCTTTGGGTATTATTGCCTTTATTGCAATCTACATTGTGGCTGCAGTTGCGTTCTTGCCTGGGTCAATTCTCACATTGGGATCTGGAGTTTTATTTGGAGTTGTAGCCGGTTCAGCCTATGCGTTATTAGGAGCCACATTGGGCGCTACTGTAGCCTTTTTAGTGGGACGCTATCTGGCTCGTAGCTGGGTTTTTCATAAGATCGAAGGCAACAGTAAATTCCAGGCGATTGATGCAGCAGTCAGCAAAGAGGGCTTCAAAATCGTATTGCTAACTCGTCTCTCACCCCTGTTTCCGTTCAATCTTTTAAATTATGCTTTTGGGGTCACAGGTGTCTCGTTACGAGACTATTTTCTAGGTTCAGTTGGCATGATTCCCGCGACGATTATGTACGTTTACCTGGGCTCATTAGCAGGCAATCTGGCGATGGTTGGCTCTGTGCAGCAAACAACCACGACAGCTCAATGGGTCCTACGAATTATTGGCTTTGTTGCTACAGTCGCAATAACCCTCTATGTCACGCGCATCGCACGCAAAGCTTTAGAGGAAACTGTCATTTGA